The following nucleotide sequence is from Scheffersomyces stipitis CBS 6054 chromosome 4, complete sequence.
CCAGTTCAAGGTGAAGATCCTCTTGATTTGATTCTTGCAGAGAAGTTCTATCACATTGTAGCAACTTCAAGCCCTCAAGAAGCTTTGGCATTTCTCTATAAATACTTAGAATCAAAATCTGTGGATGAAACTCAGAATTTGATTGACACAATCACAATACCCATTGGTCAAGAAATTGGTCCAGAAGCATTCCAAGATGTTTTGCTCAGGTTTTCAATTGATCAAGCATCTGTTATCTTCAATGGTGTGATCTATGAATTGACTTCCCCTAACTGGCAGATAGCGATGAGCAAACAACTCAGCCAGGATATTGCCTTATTGAAGCTGCATCTTCGAAACGGTAATGCAGAAGGAAAATCCTTGAAAAGTCTACTCTATGAAAACGCAGGCACTGAGAGAAACTTGAGAATAATCCCAATTGAACCAAGTGATACATTGTACAAGGCAGTAGATGAAGACCTTATCAAGTATTCAACATTGATTCGCAAGGATACTACTGAAGGCATAGCTGGTACATTTTGGTTAGTGGGtgatttgaacaagaaaatatGTCAAACCCAGCTATTGAATTTACTAATTTCCTTTAAGAAGTCAAAGTATGACTACCAAATCAGAGTTATAAACTCGGGAACCACTTCAGCTGTGCTTAATAAGGTGAAGAAATCCTTTAAATTGGATAAATTATCTAGCCCAAAGATCGATAAGGTTAtagaattgttcaagtcaGAGTTCAGGGAAGtctcagcttcttcaaataatACCATTATCAAATTTTTGGAATCCAAACAGTTGCCCCTGCATCACGACTTCCTATTATTCAACTCAAGATATTTCCGTCTTGATATTCCTctttcaaagaaagaaattgaacttttgTTGGAATATGAGTACTCTCAGCGATTATCACTTTTTGATGATATTCTCAAGGCTTATCCTGAAGTTTTCCATGGTCAGCAAATTGATAACTTCAGTCTACCAGCATCTGTTGGAAGTAGAGAAGACTGGATGGACTTGGTAACTAGTGTGGTCACGAAATCATTCCATTTCGATGATAGGCTGTTCATCACTGATGTGTCTAGATTTGATTTTAGCAAGTTGAACTATGGAAATTGCATTGACGTGAATACTTATGAAGTAACCAAGAAAATTGACATATTACTTATAGTTGATCCTCTTGACGAGTATTCACAAAAGCTTGCAACTATTGTCAAGTCCGTAGCTGACATCCCGTTTGTCAATACTCGAATTTTGTTGCAACCATCAACGGAAGAGGTTGAAGATATCACAATCAAAAGATTCTACAGAGGAGTTTACGAGAGCTCTTCCCCAATGTTCGTAGATGGAAAGTGGAGTTCAAATTCCAGTGCATCGTTTGAACTGCTTCCTGGAAGTGAATTGTTCACCACTGATTTGGATATTCCAACAAGATGGTTAACAACTCTCAAGGAAAGTCCAATAGGTGTAGACATGGACAACATTAAATTTgacaactacaacaataaGAATGCCTACGGTGTATATGAGCTTAGAAACATTCTTATTGAAGGATATGCTAGAAATGTAGCAAATGGAAATGCTCCTTCTGGCATTTCTATGAAATTGGCAAAGTCAGGTTCAATAACTGATACTATAGTTATGTCCACTATGGGATACCTACAATTGAGTGCGCTTCCCGGGATCTGGAAGCTTTTCCTCGACAGTGGTAAAAGTTCCAAGCATTATTCATTactttctgcttcttctaatAAGTTTGAAGCTAATACGGCCTCTTTGGAATATGTCGATATTGGTATTTTCAACCTCAATGGCCAATTGATTTTCCCAAGATTAAGAAAGAATCCAGGCTACGAAGGAGTTGAATTTTCCAACGATGCTGAAGCTGATAAAAATGAAGGTATCAAGAACGCCGGCATTATACAATCGGTATTTAAGATGGACAAGCCAGCAAAGGAAGCAGATATAAATATCTTTACTATTGCTAGTGGGCACTTGTACGAGAGATTTGTGGGCATCATGACTGCTTCCTTGAGAAAGCACTCACATAGACTGATTAAGATATGGATTATTGAGAACTATATCTCGTCTCACTTCAAGAGGTTACTCCCATATTtgtctgaaaaatatgATGTGGAGTTTGAACTCATTTCATACAAGTGGCCAAATTTCTTGCGCAAACAACGtgaaaaacaaagaagtatCTGGGGATACAAGATTTTATTTTTGGATGTGATATTTCCCCAAGACCTTCACAAGGTGATATTCGTAGATGCTGACCAGGTGGTCAGAACAGATATGCAAGATTTGGTTGATATGAATTTGGAGGGTGCTGCTTATGGATTTACTCCTATGTGTGATTctagagaagaaatggatGGTTTCAGATTCTGGAAACAAGGCTACTGGACACAAGTTTTGAAGGATGATTTGAAGTATCACATTAGTGCTCTTTATGTCGTAGATTTGGATAAGTTCAGACAGATTAGAGCCGGCGATCGCTTGAGGTCTCATTATCAAAAGCTTTCAGCAGACCCCAACTCATTGTCTAATTTAGATCAGGACTTGCCCAACAACATGCAAAGAAGcatcaagatcttcagTCTTCCCCAGGAATGGTTGTGGTGTGAGGCTTGGTGTTCTGACGAATCCATGAAGACGGCCAAGACAATTGACTTGTGTAACAATCCATTGACTAAGGAAAGCAAATTGGAGAGAGCCAAACGGTTGATTCCAGAATGGACTGTGtatgatgaagaagtgcAAGAATTGGTTGTTAAGGCTACTGAAGAGTACTacgagaagaaagaaaaggaatcggaagaattcaagaagcttgaagaacaggaaAGGCTGAgggaagaggaagaggaagaggaagaggatAACGACATCGACCACGACGAATTATAGACTTCGAATCCAAAGGAAAAGGTATATAAAAGataattttgcaaattCAATTGCTTTTAATTTAAAGAAAACTTGTGAAAAGTATTCGATATAGCTGTAAGTGAGCGCTTTTGTGTCTTGACACACTTCAACACTAGCATGACATGCTATTAAGCATTTTAAATTTCAGGTAGAAAAACTCGAAAAAATCAATTCGTATCATCTTTTCGATCTGGGATCCTTTCGTATTCTGCTAAATAATCTTCAGTAGCCTTTGTGTTTCCTTACTATTCTTCTAGCTTCCATTGATGGTTCAAAAAATCGTGAAATGTTGCACCCAAATCTATCTGCAGGATAGGGCCGGTGGACTCAACATTCTGCAGATCTAGAGAGCCAGTGGGGAACGTGGAAGAATCGGAAGGTCGGGCCAATCTGCATTTAAAATTGCTTCAAATCCTTTCAAATTCTAGAAACCTATCCAGACATAAGATTTTTAAATATGAGCTGGGTTTTGTAGTCATAAGTTATGTTTTCGTATTTCCAGCTCCCACTATACGCCCATTAGTCTGTTTATCGTATAGAATCAACGCCTGCATAGTATACTATCGGCCTGCAGATACATTCATAATAATTAGTCATGTCACATGCTGGCAGCGTTAACGGACAAAATCTGGTTGTGTGCAGGCTCGATAactgaaatatttttgGCCCATGCCTCCATgatcttgatttttcagaattgtGTATCAGTGTCTTTTCTATTGAATTCTTTCGACAGGTCTAATTGGCGTTGTTTGCGGTGAAATACTAAACCTTAAACGCTGCTGAGTTTCTTGTGGAATAGTAAGTTCTTGAGTTGAGTCTTCCTACCTGTAAGCGCTTATTGAGTCACCGTGAATTACGCATagattgaatttttcaacattcATTAACCTTAAAATCGTTAGACTGTTTTTTCTGCTTTCGAAACAAAACGTATCTGAAGTTATCAGTTCTGTCTGATTTGTCATTCTACATCTCCATCTCAGATCTGTGTTGATATTCTGGATTAAGCaaaattcatttttttGACATATTCATTGTTTATAACGTATTCATTCATCaattgaaatgaaaatCTCAGACAAATTATCCCAAGCCCATTCGTCGGCCAACCCACCTCCGGCCACATTCTCGTTCGAGTTCTTTGTGCCCAAAACGTCGCAAGGTGTCCAGAACCTCTACGACAGAATGGACAGAATGTATGACTTGAATCctatcttcattgatatCACGTGGAACGCTGGAGGCAGATCCTCTTCTTTGACTAACGAGATGGTCTATACTGCCCAGTCAACTTTGGGTTTGGAGACGTGTATGCATTTGACATGTACCAACATGAAGGTTGAGCTCATTGACGAAGCCTTACATAAGGCGTTTGAGTCGGGCTGCCAGAATATCTTAGCCTTGAGAGGTGATCCTCCATTGGATGGTTCTGAGTCGACTGGTGATTTCAAGTACGCCAAGGACTTGATTGAATATATCCGTCGCAAGTATGGCGATCACTTCAACATCGGTGTAGCTGCTTATCCGGAAGGACATCCTGAGGAAGATTCAGAGGCCAAAACCTTGGAGTACTTGAAGGAGAAGTGTGATGTCGGTGCTGACTTCATCATCACCCAGATGTTCTATGATGTGGACAACTTCATTCTGTGGTGCTCTAAGATCCGTAAGATTGGCGTAAACATCCCGATCATTCCAGGGATTATGCCGATTTCGACCTACGCCGCCTTCGTCAGAAGAGCCAAATGGTCTCAGATCGCCATTCCTCCACATTTCTTGGAGGTCTTGGAACCAATCAAGGATGATGATTACTTGGTAAGAGAGAAGGGAACTGAGTTGGTTTCTCAGATGTGCACCAAGTTGTTGCAATCGGGTTTTGTCAACCACTTGCACTTCTACACAATGAACTTAGAAAGAGCCACAATCATGATTTTGGAGACTTTGAACATTATTGAACCCGTCAAAGCCCACGAAAATACTGGTGGAGATGAGTTACCATGGAGAAAGTCGTTACATCCTCAGAGATCGAAAGAAACTATCCGTCCTATCTTCTGGCAAAACAGGAAATATTCTTATATTACCAGAACAGCTACTTGGGATGAGTTTCCAAATGGTAGATGGGGTGATTCTAGATCTCCAGCTTTTGGTGATATCGATTTGTGTGCTTCTGAGTTGTTGCGTCAATCGCCCAAAAAGGCTTATGATTTGTGGGGAACTCCTCAGACTTTGAAGGATTTCTCGGACATCATCGTTTCCTATTTGCAAGGTGAATTGAAGTCTTTGCCTTGGTCTGATGGTCCAATTGGCGAGGATACTTCGGTTATGGTTGaaaacttgatcaatttgaaCCACAAGGGTTTCTTAACAATGAACTCTCAGCCTGCTTTGAACGCTGTTAAGTCTAGCGAAAAAGTCTATGGTTGGGGTCCAAAGAATGGCTATGTTTACCAGAAGCAGTACTTGGAATTCTTCTGTCCCAAGGATTTGCTTCCTAAGTTGTTGCACACTATTGACTCTTACAACAAGTCTGAAGGGGATGCTTCGTCTAGTATCATTAGTTATTATGCTGTTGACAAGAATGGTAATTTGTCTACTAATTGTAAGGATGACGATATCAACGCTGTCACCTGGGGTGTTTTCCCCGGTGAAgagattttgcaacctacaattgtagaaaagaCTTCCTTTTTAGCTTGGAAGGACGAAGTCTACAGATTATTCACTGAATGGACGAACATCTTGCAAAGTAACTTGGTTGACGCTGACAAGGACAAAATCAGCGGTTTTGTCGATTTgatcaccaacttcagcaaTAACTTTGTCTTGTGTAACTTAGtcaacaacgacttcatCGACAAGAACGAaactcttttcaatttgattgaAACGGTTGCCAGTGAAGGAAACTAAACTTTCCTTTATTGTAAATCGGAGAAGTCTCTCTCAGTTTTTGCTTgttttttttgttttgtttAATTCACTACGCAGGGTCTTATTAAAGGAGTACTCAACATACTCACTCTAAGGTTAACTTCAACATTTAATCTTACACCTCATTAAGAACGAATCCAGCTTAATGCGTATCCCTATTTTATGATAGTTACGGTTATGGTTATGGCTACGGTAATATTGCATCCAATGATCAGGGTTGAACATGAGATTGATCTCTCTTGCCCCTTTCATTGTCTTTTAATTCATTTCAACAATAGTTTTTAATAATGAAGCCTTCAAGGTTTCAGTCtgtttttttttgcacTTGCTTTTTTGTCATCTTCTATTGGTTATATAAAAAGAATCCTCCTGTGTATAGTGGCATCCTCAACGGTATGGTAATAAATATCTACTCTTGTATTTCATTTGGTGATGTAGGTTTTTGTTAGAATTGTTGCTGCGTGGCAATTAGTATTTGGAGTCGTATTtatttggctgcgaaaaattaTTGTTTGTCTAATAATATTTAACGTGTATTAATACAGGAAACAAAAGTCTAAGAATGGTATTACGagagaaaacaaaacaATCAACATCGAAAATGGATGAAAATGGGATAGACTATTAAAGAAAGGCCCAAGTCGATCTGTACCGACTTACAATAAAAATATGAGAGCCATTAATATTGAAGCGGCATTGAACCTAGGAGCTAATACAGCTGCACTTCCTTCGTAGTAGTCGGTATTAGGAACTGGATATAAGCTGCTTCCGGCAGCATCAGGAAGAACACTAGCAGAAGTAggaatttcttgaacaattgtAGGTACCACTGAAGAGGGACGTTGCCCAGACTCAACAGAAccaacagaagaaacacTTGACTCTTCGGGGCCTTCTGGGCTGTGGTTAACTTCAGAAGCTAATTCAGGTATTTCTGTGGCCTTTGCActgaaatcttcttgatatgTAGATCCTTTCGAAAGTTTCGAAGCATCAGCAGACCCATGTTCAGGAAAATGTGTGGTGGCAGACAATGGAAGTTCCAGAACTGGCGTAATCTCGACTTCGGCAGATTCAACCTGTAGCAGGGCAAGACTTGTAGGAATTATTGGCGAATCGTTGCTCGTGCTACCCTTTGTAATAACTATTCTCTTGGTTTCAGTCAAGTTACAGTAGATCGTATAAATTGAAACTGTACTAGAATTAGTTGCGGTAATAACAGAAATGCCAGTTTCAAAGGAAGAAGTGTGACACGCCTCTGTATCACAAGACGTAACAACTACAGTAGTCGAAGTAGGAGCAGTAACTATGGTGGTACTAGTGATGACACTATGAACACAAGCTTCATCTCTTGGGAAACAAACTGTACTATTGTTTTGGCTGGGTTCCTCTGAAGTAGATGACATCTTGGTAGATTCAGTAAGTGCATATGAGGAGACTGTTTGggaagatgaagtcgaTTCcaaagatgaagtagaTTGGAAAAACGAAGTTgatactgaagaagaaatagattCGAAAGGAGGATTTGATCTAGAAAACGAAATGATTTCCGAAGACAAAGTGGTTTCCGAAGACGAGGAATATTCCGTAGATGAAGTAGTCTGGGACGACAAAGTAGTCTGTGACGACAAAGTAGTTCGAGAGGACAAAGTAGTCTGGGAAGACAAAGTAGTTTGAGAGGACAAAGTAGTTTGAGAAGACAAAGTAGTCTGTGACGACAAAGTAGTTTGAGAGGACAAAGTAGTCTGGGAGGACGAAATAGTTTGAGAGGACGAAGTAGTCTGGGACGACAAAGTAGTTTGAGACGACAAAGTAGTTTGAGAGGACAAAGTAGTCTGGGACGACGAAATAGTCTGGGAGGACGAAGTAGTCTGGGACGACAAAGTAGTCTGGGACGACAAAGTAGTTTGAGAGGACAAAGTAGTCTGGGACGACGAAATAGTCTGGGAGGACGAAGTAGTCTGGGACGACAAAGTAGTCTGGGACGACAAAGTAGTTTGAGACGACAAAGTAGTTTGAGAGGACAAAGTAGTCTGGGACGACGAAATAGTCTGGGAGGACGAAGCatgttttgaagaagaatttgattcCACTGAAGGTGTAGATTTCAATGAAGGGCAAGGCTCGAAGGACGAAACTGTCGTGGAAGGTCCAGTAGACTTCGTTCTAGAAGACTCTGTAGAGCAGGATGTGAGTGTACTTGTCAATGTGGTTTTGGTTCGAGGAGGAGTAACAGTGGTCGTAACTGTTGAGGTGGTTTCAGTAGATGTTGTTGTAGTAAAAGTATCGGTACCTCTAGTGTTTGTGGAGCTTGGTGTAATGATAGTATTCGAAGTTGGCTTAGGAGGTGTACTACTTGGAGAGCTTGTGGCACTTGTAGTACTCCATGCACTCGTAGTACTTGGGAGAGTGGAAGTGCATGGGGTACTAGAAGTTATTTCAGTGgttggaaaacttggaGTGCTACTTGTACAAGGCTTTTTTGACCAGAATGGTTTCCAAGGCTTTGTTGGCCGTGGAGGGATAGTTTTCTCGGAGCAAGGTGGGGTACTGGAAGTACATGGGGTACTAGAAGTTATTTCAGTGgttggaaaacttggaGTGCTACTTGTACAAGGCTCTTTTGACCAGAATGGTTTCCAAGGCTTTGTTGGCCGTGGAGGGATAGTTTTCTCGGAGCAAGGTTTCGTTGACAAAATTCTATGCCGTTTATTGTTAGTGAAAGTCTCTACTTTGGGGGTGAGTTCAATAACTTCATTAGTTTCTGCCAACGGATAATAAGTAGCATATGAAGTGCTGACACCTTCATTAACTTCAGTCACAAAGGTCACTTCAGTTTTGTATCTGTTTATCTGACAAGTGCCACTCTCACATTCTGTTTGGACTGCAATCGTAGTCTGAGGATCTTGTAAAGTAAAAAGGGAATTATACTTCAGGGCATCATCGACTCTAGGGATTGCAACGAAAGCAGCAGATGCTGCTGTTAGAAACCCAGCCGAGACTACTGTCTGAGCGAATTTCATACTTAATCTGTTCTGGAAAAGTAACTAGCGAGTGAAGTTAGCTTGCAGAATTAAAGATAAACTCTATACTTGGATGGGACTGAGAAGGCATATTTATAGGATTTGGAGATGAATTCTAGTACGACTGGCTATTGTTTTCATTTGAGCAAACAGGGAAACACTTGAAGCCTTTCAGAACATCGCTATCGTTTACCAAAATTACAATTGCACTTGCGCAAGAATATAAGTTGCAATTATAAGGTGATGTTGTGCTGCAAAtattttttctcttctgtaCATTTTAGATTCGACCAGGTACAATGCGTTAGTGTAATGCAGGTTGCAGAAAAATATGCTTCATACCAATTTAACATCCTCCTTCAGTAAAGTAGTTGAGTTTTGTCCCTAACAGGAAAAGCAGATCCGAATACAATATCCAAAAAGGGACATTAATAACAAAACACAAACGCCATTCCGCCAAACATTTTTTGGCTTCCGCTTACCTTAATTGCCTTGGTTAGAGCCTTCAATTTCGGTTTAGTCCAGACCCTTCAAACAATAATTCGCCTGATTAGGATTCTTGGGGGAAGCTACAATGAAGCTACAATTAAGCTGCAACACAAGTAATTTATACATTTCCGATGTAATCATGGGTTTAAGGTTTAGGCTTGGTTGGCATGCAATGGAATTGTCTCGTATCAAATTTACTCTCATCACGTCGCTAAAAAACCATAAGCTAAAAAGACTGCAGAGGTTCAACAACACGATGAAAAATCATTAAGAGGTTGACTATTTGCAACTATAACGACTCATctattgttcaattgtgTGATGTCAAAAAGTTACCTTACCCCAGCCCGCACATAAGTGTATCAGAGTGTACCAGATATCTGATACAttccttttcctcttctggaaattgGATTCACATTTACAAAAGGTGAAGAAATATATACATTGCATCAGTTGCATGTTTTCCAATACCAATTAATCATAGATAAGACGTAGAAGCTATCTGGAAATAATCTTGGGATGTAATTACATTGATTCGCTTCTCTAGGCGTCGTACTACATGTACATTCCGCTTTCTGAACGATGCATTCTCCATGCAAATACAGTATGCTTAGTCCCTGCTGGATCACTGCTCAAACTAGAACCTAGCCGAATTGCAAGCTCAACAATGAAAACAAAGCTGAGCCACACCTAAAAGCTAAATCGGAGACATGCGTCAATGGGTGATACATGGAAAACTTTGAGTTGCAACTCTTGATTATGTTCTTACTTCACGAGAAATTCACCTTTATCAACATTCCTAATTGTAACATAGTCACTGGAAGAGGAAAAGGATGCAAAATAATTGGACTAAAGGAGATAAATAAACAGTTAATAATTCATTGGGTGAATGTTTGAACTCTGTACTACGCTACCTCGTACGGGGATTATAGTACCAAGTAATTCACATTTTCTACCGTCTAATAGCAAATTGGTTACGTGGAATTACCGTTACCTAATTTCGACGCAAACTGTCAGAATTACCTATTCGAGAGTTCCTATTCTCCATACTTCCAAGCCCATAATCTTGAACCTGCCTATTCTGGCCCCAGGGTCTGAGGTGTTTAGGATTTCGTTACCGAACGTTTCACACCCGCAGCTTACACCTTTGTATAGCGACTTGTCTATATATAACCCATTCTGACCGTTGGACGAACCCacagaaatgaaattatGATTAGAATAGATGATGTTGTCGTTAATTCCCGTATATGGATATGCCTTGAAACGAGTAGCAGTGCgtgaagaaggagaactAGGAGTACTTTCCgaatcaaaatcaatcaAATTTGGATTAGAGTTATGGGAAAGTAATTGTGGATCGTATGTTTCGCATTTCCAGAGGAAACATTCCCCATTGCCGTAATACCGCTTGTGGTCCATTATCTTGAGGTTCTCATTCAAGTAACATCCgaatttggaattcttttcatctttcaCAATCAAAACATAGCCTTGAGGCCGTTTTGTTTCGTAGCTGTTATATGGACCAGAAGCCCCTACTACCATGTTTCTAATTATAGCGTCACCGTAGCCCTTGTCTactctttttttctttagCTGCTGCAACTGATACTCTGGATCACAATTTCTGTAGAGTGTATTTATAGAAATTCCATGCTGTTCTAGGGAATAAACTAGTGTCCATTCGTCAAATAACTGGAGTCGTGCTGGAACAAGATTACGGATGTTGCCAGCAAGTTCTTCGTCCAAAAGTCTGTGCTTGGTCGAATTCTTATAACCTACTAGGTTTAGCGGCGGCAATGGCGGCAATGAGTTGATGCTATTAGTTGAAGAGGTTGCCTGAATCTCGCCGCTCTTGGGAGACGGCGATGGCGTACGAGCTCCACTCATTAGTCTGCCTAGGAAGGagcttctcttctcaaCATGTCGTGGAGGCggagaaagaacttctgAGACATCGGCGCTGTCGTCTATGGCCAGGTCTTCTTTGGGAGAATCTGTGGTATCTTCCTGGCTCCTACGGAAGATGAAAGACATTTCTGAATGAGATGAGGTGAGAATGATTTAAGAATGTTTAGAAATCAATGCAATTATATGGGCTGGCTTTGGTCTGAAGACGGTTCTAAGGTTTTTCTGGAAGCTGATTTATAAGATTATAATTGAAATTCCTCTGACAATTGAGTTATTTGGTGAATTTATGGTAAACTATAGTTCTTATATGAGGCTACTGCCATGTGTCTTGAACTCAAAATATTTAGGCAATCACACAAACGACAAATGGCGGGATAAGGCAATAGGTGcaataattgaaaatgcGGTACGCTACTTTATAAATGGATAGTACTCCTGCTTATCGAGATAAATTGTGGAAGAGGTACGGGAATCGGGAGTTAGAGATAATTACTAACCTTCGTGGGCTGAATTTTTCTTTCGCAAAGTATGGGGAAGCCAACCTGTATCAGGAGATGTCTGGTACAGAGAGAAATGGAGGAAAACTGGAGGAGAGGAGGAGGAGAAATGGACTAGTAGCTTTCAACCACAGATAGTATAGCCGATTATTTATTCCAATAATCATATAAGTACAAGCTTCTTAATGCTGTGATGTTTTTATATTCTTTTATTTGTGTTTGTTTGGTTAAATATGTGTAGAAAATGCAAAATTTAGTTCCACCAATCCACCTAATGAATTTCAAAGACACAATTCGTTGGGCAGACTCACTTTACAATATTGATTATAGTCAATTAAGTCGATTTATATTAAGTACGTAGTCTTTAAAGTGCCTGACCAAGCGATTGAATGCCAGAGATGAGTGTACGATATTCAATTGCTGGTATGTCTAATGTCTACCTTCTATGGATGTAATTGACTGCGAAATCTACACAACAGCGCCAATAACTCCACACCCACCTTGACACTATCAACAAACACCACTCCCTCAAAAGCAGCGCTCAACTTTTCGTTAAGTCCTGCCATACCCGCGCATCCGAGCAATACCGTCTTTATGTTTTCATCCGCATACTCCTTGTTCAAAACGACATCTACCCGattttcaatcttcttgaactcttcagGATCGCTGAGCGAAAGAACACTAACATCCAAAGCCCGggtgggtgcaaatttcCTGCTCGGAAAGCTAGAGCTACCTACAAAGTCGGTGACGGCTGTGTCCAACACTTCGTTCCATTCACTGACGCTTGTGATAATTACCAGCTTTGAACCCACCAGGAGCCCATAGAGAAGCGTGGCCTGCATAATCCCCAACACAGGCTTGCTGGTGAGTTTCTGAAGCGAACCAACAAGCGGATGTTCTGAATAGCAACAAACGAGAAAGCCATCGTAGATCTCAATTGCCCCTTTGGAAACCAAGTCTGGAAGGACCGCCTGTTCTGAAgcacaagaagttgaaggaacaaTCTCTCTCGGAGCGGACTCAGGTCCCGTATAGAAAACGAGTTCTACACCTTCTGGGCTCAGCACCGTTTTCGAGAGATTTTCAGTTACCTTCTCAGAAGAATTAGGGTTTATTACTAGCAACTTCATACTACTTCGAATCAGGCCCAAAACAAGAGTGTTAGTGTTTGAACAAAGTGTAAAGAAAATATACAAATTTAGAGAGTGAACGGAAGATCTTCTTAGAAAAGCAGTTCAATTATGGAACGTATGAAAATGTCAATGGAAAATCCTTATCTAAAGTTTAGGTTATGACATAAGCGAGCCGGGCGCTATCGTCTTTTAGCGCGCGTCTAACTCTTTTTATTGTACCAAAATACTTGCAATAGTAAGAACATCTCAGAAGGTATTCAGCTAAGAAGAATATAATAGAGGAACCCACTTGAATTACGGACGAATTTCTCGATCCAATATGATTTATAAGTAAAAGGTTTTGGCCTTGTTTCTATCAATCTTACGAATCTTAATAATTAAAGATTTGAGAAGCGCAATAAAACGCGACTTGCATATATTTTATCTCAGCTTAGCTATTTTTCATTTCGTACGAGCa
It contains:
- the KRE5 gene encoding UDPglucose- glycoprotein glucose phosphotransferase, encoding MFSRWYFSLLVVLSVQFVVAENQKTGPDQNTLSVQLQAPWKETDFELNLLESIAAANESLYVSSVLKLAGISNIEEEVEDLEDFEDEDLELSRKSHKDKYELLMKNIDNEETRATINFTLVNKYYSPRIESHYDHYASDVEAELSERLKTECAVDSFGNKLDTLDVWLLYNNKLYCSKDELYALQTDSRSDVQPLLFDRVIGTNEKAPLVVLYGDHKSDQFRDFFENLYESANIGKLRFVWRYLPPKTVRKNDILTGYGVDLTLKRTDYVVIDDRDVSSKISNSKKKSSKPKLDIRKDLHKIAALQELFPIDKSSLQSLGLKLTSFVKSNKQKSSYDTLVQILEDFPKYVSFLADLPRDNNEILVGDIVDSNEKLGLSKESFGLYVNGSPIHRLELDLLKLFEKIKDELDFINKLQELGFTIEQAKFLLTKFALLSAVKQTQFRNGNTIMGKNENRFKVYDYAFTKTSKRGVVFLNDLENDNSYSHFTTNSREAYLGPESYRLRPNQIPPSRENIHDLIFAVNFGNREQLRVLFTLSKVILDNGIPQQVGIIPVQGEDPLDLILAEKFYHIVATSSPQEALAFLYKYLESKSVDETQNLIDTITIPIGQEIGPEAFQDVLLRFSIDQASVIFNGVIYELTSPNWQIAMSKQLSQDIALLKSHLRNGNAEGKSLKSLLYENAGTERNLRIIPIEPSDTLYKAVDEDLIKYSTLIRKDTTEGIAGTFWLVGDLNKKICQTQLLNLLISFKKSKYDYQIRVINSGTTSAVLNKVKKSFKLDKLSSPKIDKVIELFKSEFREVSASSNNTIIKFLESKQLPSHHDFLLFNSRYFRLDIPLSKKEIELLLEYEYSQRLSLFDDILKAYPEVFHGQQIDNFSLPASVGSREDWMDLVTSVVTKSFHFDDRSFITDVSRFDFSKLNYGNCIDVNTYEVTKKIDILLIVDPLDEYSQKLATIVKSVADIPFVNTRILLQPSTEEVEDITIKRFYRGVYESSSPMFVDGKWSSNSSASFESLPGSELFTTDLDIPTRWLTTLKESPIGVDMDNIKFDNYNNKNAYGVYELRNILIEGYARNVANGNAPSGISMKLAKSGSITDTIVMSTMGYLQLSALPGIWKLFLDSGKSSKHYSLLSASSNKFEANTASLEYVDIGIFNLNGQLIFPRLRKNPGYEGVEFSNDAEADKNEGIKNAGIIQSVFKMDKPAKEADINIFTIASGHLYERFVGIMTASLRKHSHRSIKIWIIENYISSHFKRLLPYLSEKYDVEFELISYKWPNFLRKQREKQRSIWGYKILFLDVIFPQDLHKVIFVDADQVVRTDMQDLVDMNLEGAAYGFTPMCDSREEMDGFRFWKQGYWTQVLKDDLKYHISALYVVDLDKFRQIRAGDRLRSHYQKLSADPNSLSNLDQDLPNNMQRSIKIFSLPQEWLWCEAWCSDESMKTAKTIDLCNNPLTKESKLERAKRLIPEWTVYDEEVQELVVKATEEYYEKKEKESEEFKKLEEQERSREEEEEEEEDNDIDHDEL
- a CDS encoding methylenetetrahydrofolate reductase (go_function methylenetetrahydrofolate reductase (NADPH) activity~go_process methionine metabolism), which gives rise to MKISDKLSQAHSSANPPPATFSFEFFVPKTSQGVQNLYDRMDRMYDLNPIFIDITWNAGGRSSSLTNEMVYTAQSTLGLETCMHLTCTNMKVELIDEALHKAFESGCQNILALRGDPPLDGSESTGDFKYAKDLIEYIRRKYGDHFNIGVAAYPEGHPEEDSEAKTLEYLKEKCDVGADFIITQMFYDVDNFISWCSKIRKIGVNIPIIPGIMPISTYAAFVRRAKWSQIAIPPHFLEVLEPIKDDDYLVREKGTELVSQMCTKLLQSGFVNHLHFYTMNLERATIMILETLNIIEPVKAHENTGGDELPWRKSLHPQRSKETIRPIFWQNRKYSYITRTATWDEFPNGRWGDSRSPAFGDIDLCASELLRQSPKKAYDLWGTPQTLKDFSDIIVSYLQGELKSLPWSDGPIGEDTSVMVENLINLNHKGFLTMNSQPALNAVKSSEKVYGWGPKNGYVYQKQYLEFFCPKDLLPKLLHTIDSYNKSEGDASSSIISYYAVDKNGNLSTNCKDDDINAVTWGVFPGEEILQPTIVEKTSFLAWKDEVYRLFTEWTNILQSNLVDADKDKISGFVDLITNFSNNFVLCNLVNNDFIDKNETLFNLIETVASEGN
- a CDS encoding oxidation resistance produces the protein MSFIFRRSQEDTTDSPKEDSAIDDSADVSEVLSPPPRHVEKRSSFLGRLMSGARTPSPSPKSGEIQATSSTNSINSLPPLPPLNLVGYKNSTKHRLLDEELAGNIRNLVPARLQLFDEWTLVYSLEQHGISINTLYRNCDPEYQLQQLKKKRVDKGYGDAIIRNMVVGASGPYNSYETKRPQGYVLIVKDEKNSKFGCYLNENLKIMDHKRYYGNGECFLWKCETYDPQLLSHNSNPNLIDFDSESTPSSPSSRTATRFKAYPYTGINDNIIYSNHNFISVGSSNGQNGLYIDKSLYKGVSCGCETFGNEILNTSDPGARIGRFKIMGLEVWRIGTLE